One part of the Thermoanaerobacterium sp. CMT5567-10 genome encodes these proteins:
- a CDS encoding Gfo/Idh/MocA family protein: MPIKLGIIGYGGMGMWHHKNAPKVKGVDVVAAYDIDAYQVDVAKKAGLRGYDKLDKFLKDDEVNTVLIATPNDVHKDLAVASANAGKNVIVEKPVAMSMKEIDEIIEAAGKNNVVFTVHQNRRWDKDFNKVKKAIELGMIGDVYTIESRVHGAGGLIYGWRNKKECGGGMLLDWGVHLIDQILYMIPNKVVRVYAELFSVLNKDVDDYFKLLMKFDNGLSAQIEVGTFCLKPLPRWFVGGDKGTLVVDDFEGHGEIVKLNKLADRFDAEIVETTAGPTRTFAPRPEEVKDHFELPNVDTEWIEFYANVRDTIEGKAELIVKPDEVKRVYSIIEAAFKSSETGKAIEL; encoded by the coding sequence ATGCCAATAAAACTTGGAATAATAGGCTATGGTGGCATGGGAATGTGGCATCATAAAAATGCCCCAAAAGTTAAAGGTGTTGATGTAGTAGCGGCGTACGATATTGATGCATATCAAGTCGATGTAGCGAAAAAGGCTGGACTTAGAGGATATGATAAGTTGGATAAATTTTTAAAGGATGATGAAGTAAATACTGTATTAATCGCAACTCCCAACGATGTGCATAAGGATCTTGCAGTTGCATCAGCCAATGCTGGAAAGAATGTCATAGTTGAAAAGCCTGTTGCAATGTCGATGAAGGAAATAGATGAAATAATAGAGGCTGCAGGAAAGAATAATGTAGTATTTACAGTACATCAAAACCGCAGATGGGATAAAGACTTTAATAAAGTAAAAAAGGCTATAGAATTAGGCATGATTGGTGATGTATATACAATCGAAAGCAGAGTACACGGTGCAGGTGGATTGATTTACGGTTGGAGGAATAAAAAAGAGTGCGGCGGTGGGATGCTTTTAGATTGGGGTGTCCACCTTATAGACCAGATTCTGTATATGATTCCCAATAAAGTAGTTAGAGTGTACGCTGAACTATTTAGCGTATTAAACAAAGATGTGGACGACTATTTCAAGCTATTGATGAAATTTGACAATGGGTTATCTGCACAAATAGAAGTTGGAACATTTTGTCTAAAGCCGTTACCGAGATGGTTTGTTGGAGGAGACAAAGGGACATTGGTAGTAGATGATTTTGAAGGGCATGGCGAAATTGTCAAGCTAAATAAGCTTGCCGACAGATTTGATGCGGAAATAGTAGAGACAACAGCAGGACCGACCCGTACATTTGCGCCGAGGCCGGAAGAAGTAAAAGATCATTTTGAGCTTCCAAATGTAGATACGGAGTGGATAGAGTTTTATGCAAATGTCCGCGATACGATCGAAGGAAAAGCAGAGCTTATAGTAAAACCAGATGAAGTAAAAAGAGTTTACTCGATAATAGAAGCTGCGTTTAAATCAAGCGAAACAGGAAAAGCTATTGAGCTATAA
- a CDS encoding sugar phosphate isomerase/epimerase translates to MHLGFLTVCLGNMELKDKAKWASENGFKSLEIACWPQVNSRDYSSCDIDVETLTEEKAEEIKKYMKDYGLSISSLAYYDNNLDPDSEKRAYINNHTKKCIDAAVMLGTSMVGTFIGRDPNKNLKENFDEFEKVFGDIVGYAESKGVKIIIENCPMEGWQKEGLPGTISFTPELWEEMFRRIPSMNFGLNLDPSHLLFQLIDYLKVVPAFKDRIFHVHAKDAEIFKDKLEWYGVFNRQFPKKGETGYWRFRMPGLGQVDWDRFIKALKDIGYDGVISIEHEDPLYEGSEEKVKEGLKLGYDHLKQFI, encoded by the coding sequence ATGCATCTTGGATTTTTAACAGTATGCCTTGGAAATATGGAGCTTAAGGACAAAGCGAAGTGGGCATCGGAAAATGGGTTTAAATCTTTAGAAATTGCTTGTTGGCCACAGGTAAACAGCAGAGATTACTCTAGCTGTGATATAGATGTTGAAACATTGACAGAAGAAAAAGCTGAAGAGATAAAGAAATACATGAAGGATTATGGTCTATCTATATCATCTTTGGCTTATTACGACAACAACTTGGATCCAGATTCTGAAAAAAGAGCTTATATAAATAATCACACTAAGAAATGCATTGATGCTGCAGTTATGTTAGGTACATCTATGGTTGGAACTTTTATAGGGAGAGATCCCAATAAAAATTTGAAGGAGAATTTTGATGAATTTGAAAAAGTGTTTGGCGACATTGTTGGTTATGCAGAGAGCAAAGGTGTAAAGATTATAATTGAGAATTGCCCTATGGAAGGCTGGCAGAAAGAAGGACTTCCAGGAACAATATCATTTACTCCTGAGCTTTGGGAAGAGATGTTTAGAAGGATACCATCTATGAATTTTGGGCTCAACTTAGATCCATCGCATCTTTTATTTCAGCTTATAGATTATTTAAAAGTTGTTCCAGCGTTTAAGGACAGGATATTTCACGTTCATGCGAAAGACGCTGAAATCTTTAAGGATAAGCTTGAATGGTACGGGGTATTTAATAGACAGTTTCCTAAAAAAGGTGAAACGGGTTATTGGAGGTTTAGAATGCCAGGTCTTGGCCAAGTAGATTGGGATAGATTTATAAAGGCGCTAAAAGACATAGGTTACGATGGCGTTATAAGCATTGAGCATGAAGACCCACTGTATGAAGGCAGCGAGGAAAAAGTCAAAGAGGGATTGAAATTAGGGTATGATCATTTAAAACAATTCATATAA
- a CDS encoding LacI family DNA-binding transcriptional regulator, with protein sequence MITIKDVAKEAGVSVATISRVLNNKPGVSDETREKVLSVIKRLNYNPNLLGRNLRRMETKMVLVLLPAISNPFYARIVKGIEDVAQKNGYGVMLCNTDSDIERERMYLELLKNKLSDGVIFMAPEIDEEELNDIGEKYAVVQCCEYKEGANVSHVSIDNYKASYKAVKHLIGLGHKNIGFISCKNNFLSTKHREAGYKKALEDSGIEFNTDYIRYGDYSFKSGFRAAQSLLNDFKEITAIFAISDIMAIGAIKACYENGLKVPDDIAIVGFDNISFAPMYNPSLTTVSQPKYDIGCTAMELLIKQIKNKGGYRENIVLEHELIIRQSTVK encoded by the coding sequence ATGATAACGATAAAAGATGTTGCAAAAGAAGCTGGTGTTTCAGTTGCTACAATATCAAGAGTCCTTAATAACAAACCTGGCGTTTCAGATGAAACTAGAGAAAAAGTTTTGTCTGTGATAAAAAGACTAAACTACAACCCCAATCTTTTAGGCAGAAATCTGCGTAGAATGGAAACAAAGATGGTACTTGTGCTGCTTCCTGCAATATCAAATCCATTCTATGCCAGAATAGTTAAAGGAATAGAAGATGTGGCACAAAAAAATGGATATGGTGTAATGCTTTGCAACACTGATTCTGATATTGAGAGAGAAAGGATGTATTTAGAGCTTTTAAAAAATAAGCTTTCTGATGGAGTTATTTTTATGGCTCCTGAGATTGATGAGGAAGAGCTTAATGACATAGGAGAAAAATATGCAGTTGTGCAGTGCTGCGAATACAAGGAAGGTGCTAATGTTTCACATGTGTCTATAGATAACTACAAAGCATCATATAAAGCGGTAAAACACTTGATAGGATTGGGACATAAAAATATAGGGTTTATAAGCTGTAAGAATAATTTTCTGTCGACGAAGCACAGAGAAGCAGGATATAAAAAAGCTTTGGAGGACTCTGGAATTGAATTTAATACTGATTACATCCGGTATGGTGATTATTCATTTAAAAGCGGCTTCAGAGCAGCACAAAGTCTCTTAAATGATTTTAAAGAAATAACAGCAATATTTGCCATATCGGATATCATGGCAATAGGTGCTATAAAAGCATGTTATGAAAATGGGCTGAAAGTTCCTGATGATATTGCTATAGTTGGATTTGATAACATAAGTTTTGCTCCAATGTACAATCCATCTCTTACAACGGTGTCCCAGCCTAAATACGATATCGGTTGTACGGCAATGGAGTTGCTTATAAAGCAAATAAAAAATAAAGGGGGGTATAGAGAGAATATAGTTTTAGAGCATGAACTTATAATAAGGCAGTCTACTGTAAAATAG
- a CDS encoding sugar phosphate isomerase/epimerase codes for MDIPLSLQLYTLRNEMKEDFIGTLEKVAEIGYKGVEFAGYGGLKASELKKHLERLGLIPTGSHIGLEILKNRLNEEIEYNLEIGNKYIVCPWNKYETKDDFIEASKLFNEIGEKCADKGLIFCYHNHNHEFVKFDGEYGLDLIYENTDSEFLKAEIDTYWVKYAGEDPVKYIKKYSGRVPLVHLKDMESDTRDFAEIGEGTMNIEDIISASIEAGVEWFIVEQDICKRQPIESAKISFNNIKKM; via the coding sequence ATGGATATACCTTTGTCATTACAGCTTTATACCTTAAGAAATGAGATGAAAGAAGATTTTATAGGGACTTTAGAAAAAGTTGCTGAAATAGGATATAAAGGTGTTGAATTTGCTGGATATGGTGGCCTAAAGGCATCAGAACTAAAAAAACACCTTGAACGTCTTGGATTAATTCCTACTGGAAGTCACATAGGATTAGAAATTTTAAAAAATAGACTTAACGAAGAAATAGAGTACAATTTGGAAATAGGAAATAAATACATTGTATGCCCCTGGAATAAATACGAAACAAAAGATGATTTCATCGAAGCCTCAAAACTTTTCAATGAAATTGGAGAAAAATGTGCCGATAAAGGATTGATTTTTTGCTATCACAACCATAACCATGAATTTGTAAAATTTGATGGCGAATATGGATTAGATCTAATTTATGAAAATACTGATTCAGAATTTTTAAAAGCGGAGATAGACACGTATTGGGTTAAGTATGCAGGTGAAGATCCTGTTAAGTACATTAAAAAGTACAGTGGAAGAGTGCCATTGGTTCATTTAAAGGACATGGAAAGTGATACGAGGGACTTTGCAGAAATTGGCGAAGGAACTATGAATATTGAAGATATAATAAGTGCATCAATAGAGGCTGGTGTTGAGTGGTTTATAGTCGAACAGGATATATGCAAAAGACAGCCTATTGAAAGTGCTAAAATAAGCTTTAACAATATCAAAAAAATGTGA
- a CDS encoding Gfo/Idh/MocA family protein, with protein MGEKVRVGIIGCGGIASGKHMPALSKLKNVEMVAFCDDDEERALKAAKDYGVDGAKTYKDYRKLLEDKTIDVVHVCTPNKSHADITVDALESGKHVMCEKPMAKTASDAKRMLDAAKKTGKKLTIGYQNRFRPDSQYLHKLCRDGVLGEIYFAKAHAIRRRAVPTWGVFLNEEEQGGGPLIDIGTHALDLTLWMMNNYKPKYVVGNTYHKLAERRNAANAWGPWDPDKFTVEDSAFGFITMENGATIILESSWALNSLDVDEAKTTLCGTEGGADMKDGLRINGEMNGRLYTTKIDLSSGGVAFYEGKAEDAADLEARLWIESIINNTEPVVKPEEAYVVSQILEAIYTSSKTGKPVYFNE; from the coding sequence GTGGGAGAAAAAGTTAGAGTTGGAATAATAGGATGTGGTGGCATAGCCAGTGGAAAACATATGCCAGCATTATCAAAGTTAAAAAATGTCGAGATGGTGGCGTTTTGTGATGATGATGAAGAAAGAGCATTAAAAGCTGCGAAAGACTACGGCGTAGATGGTGCAAAAACTTATAAGGATTATAGAAAACTGCTGGAAGATAAGACGATTGATGTGGTACATGTTTGCACTCCAAATAAGTCACATGCTGATATAACGGTTGATGCATTGGAATCTGGGAAACACGTAATGTGTGAGAAACCAATGGCAAAGACTGCTAGTGATGCAAAGAGAATGCTAGATGCAGCAAAAAAGACAGGGAAGAAATTGACTATAGGATATCAAAACCGTTTTAGACCTGACTCACAATATTTACATAAATTGTGTCGAGATGGTGTACTTGGAGAAATATACTTTGCAAAAGCACATGCAATAAGACGCCGTGCTGTTCCTACATGGGGAGTATTTTTAAACGAAGAAGAGCAAGGAGGAGGCCCGTTAATCGATATAGGGACACATGCTCTTGATCTTACATTATGGATGATGAATAACTATAAGCCTAAATACGTTGTTGGCAATACTTATCATAAACTGGCAGAAAGAAGAAATGCAGCAAATGCTTGGGGACCATGGGACCCGGATAAATTTACCGTTGAAGATTCGGCTTTTGGCTTTATAACCATGGAAAATGGTGCAACGATTATACTTGAGTCAAGCTGGGCTTTAAATTCCCTTGATGTGGATGAAGCAAAGACGACGTTGTGCGGGACAGAAGGTGGAGCAGACATGAAAGATGGGCTTAGAATCAATGGAGAGATGAATGGACGATTGTACACTACAAAAATCGATTTAAGTTCAGGTGGTGTGGCATTTTACGAAGGAAAGGCAGAAGATGCTGCTGACTTAGAGGCAAGGTTGTGGATAGAAAGTATCATCAACAATACGGAACCTGTTGTAAAGCCAGAAGAGGCATATGTAGTATCACAGATATTAGAGGCTATATACACATCTTCAAAGACTGGTAAGCCAGTATATTTTAACGAATAG